The following nucleotide sequence is from Halapricum desulfuricans.
GAGGACGTCGCCGAACAGGAACAGGCGCTGCTGGAGGGGCGCGGAGAGCCCGTCGACGGGACGCTTGACGTTGTTGTCCCGCGGGCCGATCCGACCGGCGTTCAGCCCGGCGACGTCCATCAGAACTGGGCCGACTTCGAGCGCGAATCCCCGGACCACAGCCAGGGGGTCGACGCCGGCGACATCAGTCAGGACTGGGACGCCTACGACGCGGACACGATCCGAAAACGCGCGCGCGACCGGGCCGTAGCCGTGTCGGCAGCGGCGCTCGAATCGCGTGCCGAGCGCATCGAGACGGACGTGGGCGTCCCCTGCGAGGTCGTCGTCGCTGCCGGCCGCGGGTCCCGCGCCCGGACGATTTCCCGGACGGCCCGCGAGACCGGCTGTGACCTGATCGCGGCGTCCTACGAGACCGACGACGGGGACCTCGCACCGTCGGTCCGCGAGCTATTCGAGAGCGATATCGACGTGCTCGTCCACCGGTCTGCCGGCGGACAACTCCGCTGGTCACGAGTGCTGGTACTGGTGCGACGAGCCAGCGACGTCGCACACACTATGATCGACTTCGCCACGCGACTGACCGGCAACGACGTCAGCCTGTGTCGCTGTATCGACGCCGAGCGCGAGCGCCGCGACGCCGAGGAGACACTCGCCAACCTCGCCGAAACCGCGGACGGAAGCGTCGAGACGCGCGTCGCCCGGACAGACGTCGTGTCGTTTCTCGAAGCGAACGCCGCCCAGTTCGATCTGGTCGTGCTCGGATCGAGCGGAGACCGAAGTGCCACCTCCCGGTTTCTGACTCCGCCGACCTACGAACGACTCGGGGAGCTCGACACCGATATCGCAATTCTCGACCGGGGCGGGTGAGTCA
It contains:
- a CDS encoding HPP family protein produces the protein MFGPADSVRGLSKRISRLVHGRVRAFRRWIETTRNLVHLSVLLALPLLLGTVTALSNAIDLLPFLLFPPLASGSYTLFSSPESRSASPRRFVGGLTAGAFSGWVALELALQYWYQPQPQTLAADPVAVALGLFLTGVVTWALDIEEASAFSTALLVHVTGADQFAYVLSVAASSVLVAAAFALWRDNVYEQRASILYESTRGDDRVLVPTGGPHEDATAMLGARLAAAHDAGNVVLCDVVADEDVAEQEQALLEGRGEPVDGTLDVVVPRADPTGVQPGDVHQNWADFERESPDHSQGVDAGDISQDWDAYDADTIRKRARDRAVAVSAAALESRAERIETDVGVPCEVVVAAGRGSRARTISRTARETGCDLIAASYETDDGDLAPSVRELFESDIDVLVHRSAGGQLRWSRVLVLVRRASDVAHTMIDFATRLTGNDVSLCRCIDAERERRDAEETLANLAETADGSVETRVARTDVVSFLEANAAQFDLVVLGSSGDRSATSRFLTPPTYERLGELDTDIAILDRGG